One segment of Nostoc flagelliforme CCNUN1 DNA contains the following:
- a CDS encoding serine/threonine-protein kinase, which produces MQVYCTRPRCPRPQNYFADLDDITTLKTTQQKYCTSCGMPLLLDGRYVPVKLLGRGGFGAAFLARDRRIPGMRQCVVKQFQPAGNLTLNQLQQAQLMFEREAEVLSQLGNDHEQIPDLFAFFPVIVNGLQPGQQDQFFYLVQEYIDGQNLEEELVQQGKFSEQQVLEVLQEILKVLKFVHHRGIIHRDIKPSNIMRRRDGRLFLLDFGAVKQVTNVALGSAASSTGIYSMGFAPPEQMAGGQVFPSTDLYALAVTLITLLTNQEAVQLFDAYSNQWKWRMQVTVSPRLADILDKMLLPAANQRFQSAQEVLDALNSQAAQAPTQLNSPSVTLPPQPPKASSPVVPRRSPTQPAFSTVELLGGAAFSGFEGALIAIALLSLVKSPIVTFGIASVILGILIFAQTRRWIEKFDLLIIPTITVAIIFFLPFLQGGLGIKVVVFLAVGAGLVAISLTAIFRLIYKLLSLLL; this is translated from the coding sequence ATGCAAGTTTACTGTACTCGTCCACGTTGCCCACGCCCACAAAACTATTTTGCCGATTTAGATGATATTACGACGCTGAAAACAACGCAGCAAAAATACTGTACTAGCTGTGGTATGCCATTGCTGCTAGATGGTCGATATGTCCCCGTGAAGCTATTGGGAAGGGGGGGGTTTGGAGCAGCCTTTTTGGCACGCGATCGCCGAATACCAGGAATGCGTCAATGCGTAGTTAAGCAGTTTCAACCTGCGGGAAATTTAACCTTAAATCAACTGCAACAAGCACAGTTGATGTTTGAGAGAGAGGCAGAAGTTTTATCACAACTTGGTAACGATCACGAGCAAATCCCTGACTTGTTTGCTTTCTTTCCAGTGATAGTTAATGGTTTGCAACCAGGACAGCAAGACCAGTTTTTTTACTTGGTACAAGAATACATTGATGGGCAAAACTTAGAGGAAGAATTAGTTCAACAAGGCAAATTTTCTGAGCAGCAAGTGTTGGAGGTGCTGCAAGAAATCCTGAAGGTGCTAAAGTTTGTCCATCATAGAGGCATTATCCACAGAGATATTAAACCCTCTAACATCATGCGTCGGCGTGATGGTAGACTTTTTCTACTAGATTTTGGCGCAGTTAAGCAAGTAACAAATGTTGCGCTTGGTTCTGCTGCTTCTTCCACAGGAATTTATTCTATGGGATTTGCACCGCCTGAGCAGATGGCTGGGGGTCAAGTATTTCCATCTACGGATTTATATGCTTTGGCTGTAACTCTTATTACTTTGCTGACAAATCAGGAAGCAGTTCAGCTATTTGATGCCTATAGCAACCAGTGGAAATGGCGAATGCAAGTGACTGTCAGCCCTCGCCTTGCTGACATATTAGATAAGATGCTGTTACCTGCTGCCAATCAACGTTTCCAGTCAGCCCAAGAGGTTTTAGATGCACTTAACTCACAAGCGGCTCAAGCCCCTACACAACTTAATTCGCCCTCTGTAACACTTCCGCCACAACCACCCAAAGCTTCTAGTCCCGTCGTCCCTCGCCGTTCACCAACTCAACCAGCGTTTTCGACAGTGGAATTATTGGGCGGGGCGGCATTTAGTGGATTTGAAGGGGCATTAATTGCGATCGCTCTCTTGAGTCTAGTAAAATCACCTATAGTTACTTTTGGTATTGCATCTGTAATTTTGGGCATACTGATATTTGCCCAAACTAGGCGGTGGATTGAAAAGTTCGATTTATTAATTATTCCAACAATTACTGTTGCAATTATTTTTTTTCTCCCCTTTTTACAAGGGGGGCTTGGCATTAAAGTAGTAGTTTTTTTAGCAGTTGGAGCAGGCTTAGTAGCGATTTCTCTAACAGCGATATTTCGACTTATTTATAAATTATTATCTCTCTTACTTTAA
- a CDS encoding thioredoxin family protein encodes MVLSVSERTFTQEVLESPIPVLVNFEAPWCGLCRIIHPLLLQFQAQCGEEIKLVGVNADQNFKLSTTYRLKSLPTWLLIENGTIRHRLECFRGREDLRLALEDIKARYTSSSKIYKSSKTVDLECRSA; translated from the coding sequence ATGGTATTGTCGGTTAGTGAGCGGACATTTACTCAAGAAGTTTTAGAATCACCTATTCCTGTTTTAGTTAATTTTGAAGCACCTTGGTGTGGCTTGTGTCGGATTATCCACCCACTGTTATTGCAATTTCAAGCCCAATGTGGGGAAGAAATTAAATTAGTTGGGGTTAACGCCGATCAAAATTTTAAATTGTCTACTACTTATAGGCTCAAATCACTACCCACTTGGCTATTGATTGAAAATGGCACTATTCGCCATCGCTTGGAATGCTTTCGCGGTAGAGAAGACTTACGTCTAGCTTTAGAAGACATTAAAGCTAGGTACACCAGTAGCTCTAAAATTTACAAAAGTTCAAAAACAGTGGACTTAGAGTGTAGGTCTGCCTAA
- a CDS encoding NAD(P)H-quinone oxidoreductase subunit 4 produces MNTANFPWLTTIILLPIAASLLIPIIPDKEGKTVRWYSLIVGLIDFALIVYAFYTGYDFSNPDLQLVESYPWVPQLDLNWSVGADGLSMPLIILTGFITTLAILAAWPVTFKPKLFYFLILAMYGGQIAVFAVQDMLLFFLVWELELVPIYFLLSIWGGKRRQYAATKFILYTAGGSLFILLSALTMGFYGDTVTFDMRSLGLKDFALNFQLAAYAGFLIAYAVKLPIIPLHTWLPDAHGEATAPVHMLLAGILLKMGGYALIRMNAQMLPDAHALFAPVLVVLGVVNIIYAALTSFAQRNLKRKIAYSSISHMGFVMIGIASFTDLGLSGAVLQMVSHGLIGASLFFLVGATYDRTHTLMLDEMGGVGQRMPKIFAMFTTCSMASLALPGMSGFVAELMVFVGFATSDAYSSTFKVIVVFLMAVGLILTPIYLLSMLREIFYGKENEELVSHQALIDAEPREVFIIACLLIPIIGIGFYPKLLTQMYDATTVQLTARLRDSVPTLAQQKDDALKVSLSAPEIGN; encoded by the coding sequence ATGAATACAGCTAATTTTCCGTGGCTGACGACGATTATTCTGTTGCCGATAGCCGCTTCACTACTGATTCCCATCATCCCGGATAAAGAAGGCAAAACAGTGCGCTGGTACTCCCTCATCGTAGGGCTGATCGATTTTGCACTAATTGTTTATGCTTTTTATACTGGGTATGATTTCTCCAATCCAGATTTGCAGTTGGTGGAGAGTTACCCCTGGGTACCCCAACTAGATTTGAATTGGTCAGTAGGGGCAGATGGCTTATCTATGCCCCTAATTATTTTGACTGGATTCATTACCACGCTGGCGATTTTAGCAGCTTGGCCTGTCACCTTCAAGCCGAAGCTATTTTACTTCTTGATTTTGGCGATGTATGGCGGTCAGATAGCCGTGTTCGCTGTCCAGGATATGCTGTTATTTTTCCTGGTGTGGGAACTGGAACTAGTACCGATATACTTTCTGCTGTCGATTTGGGGAGGCAAAAGACGGCAGTATGCAGCGACTAAATTTATTTTATACACCGCCGGCGGTTCGCTGTTTATTTTGCTGTCTGCCCTGACAATGGGATTTTACGGCGATACGGTGACGTTTGACATGCGATCGCTCGGTTTAAAAGACTTCGCCCTCAATTTCCAACTTGCCGCCTATGCTGGCTTCCTGATTGCCTACGCCGTCAAGTTGCCAATTATTCCCTTGCACACCTGGCTACCTGATGCCCACGGTGAAGCTACAGCACCCGTACACATGTTATTGGCAGGTATTTTGCTGAAAATGGGCGGTTATGCCTTAATTCGGATGAATGCCCAAATGCTCCCCGATGCCCACGCTCTTTTTGCACCAGTGTTGGTGGTTTTGGGGGTAGTTAACATCATCTACGCTGCCTTAACATCCTTTGCCCAGCGCAACCTGAAGCGAAAAATTGCCTACTCCTCAATTTCCCACATGGGCTTTGTGATGATTGGTATTGCCTCCTTTACCGATTTGGGATTGAGTGGGGCAGTGTTGCAAATGGTTTCCCACGGGTTAATTGGGGCGAGTTTGTTCTTCCTGGTTGGCGCAACTTACGATCGCACCCACACCCTGATGTTGGATGAAATGGGTGGTGTCGGTCAGAGAATGCCGAAGATTTTCGCCATGTTCACCACCTGTTCAATGGCTTCTTTGGCATTGCCAGGAATGAGCGGTTTCGTGGCAGAATTAATGGTTTTTGTCGGCTTTGCTACTAGCGATGCTTATAGCTCTACCTTTAAAGTCATTGTGGTGTTCTTGATGGCAGTTGGATTAATTTTAACTCCGATTTATCTGCTGTCGATGTTGCGAGAAATTTTCTACGGTAAAGAGAACGAGGAATTAGTTTCTCACCAAGCTTTGATAGATGCCGAACCTCGTGAAGTATTTATCATTGCCTGTTTGTTAATTCCAATTATTGGTATTGGTTTCTATCCAAAATTGCTGACTCAGATGTATGACGCCACAACTGTACAATTGACAGCAAGATTGCGTGATTCCGTGCCGACATTAGCACAGCAAAAAGACGACGCACTAAAGGTTTCTTTGAGTGCGCCGGAAATTGGTAATTAA
- a CDS encoding ABC transporter substrate-binding protein has product MASVPFGTDPSASLEILRGIAQAKNEINTSGGVKGVPLRVGIANDDDNPKIATQVASSLVSNSEVLGVVGPNTSDSTLAAGTIYTSGELVAISPTSTSVKISNFSRYVFRTVPSDFMAARSLANYMVRTLQKKNAVVFFNSQSNYSQSLKSEFVSSVSLEGGQVSSEFDLSKPDFSAAKSIEQATKQGAEVLMLAANTETHDKALQVIQINQKKLTLLAGDDVYTAKTLEIGREQTTGMVLAVPWHIKGDFKSDFPQKSRQLWGGDVSWRSALSYDATVALIAALKRNPTRSGVQQALLSSDFSSTGASGTIRFLASGDRNAPVQLVKIVPGSRSRTGYDFEPLR; this is encoded by the coding sequence GTGGCTTCTGTACCATTCGGCACTGATCCCAGTGCTTCCTTAGAAATTTTACGTGGCATCGCCCAAGCTAAAAATGAAATTAATACCTCTGGAGGAGTCAAGGGAGTGCCGTTGAGGGTGGGGATAGCTAACGACGATGACAATCCAAAAATAGCCACGCAAGTCGCTTCCAGCCTAGTCAGCAATTCAGAAGTATTAGGTGTAGTCGGGCCAAATACTAGCGATTCCACCTTAGCCGCAGGTACTATTTATACTTCTGGAGAACTTGTAGCAATTTCCCCTACCAGTACATCTGTAAAAATTTCTAACTTTAGCCGCTACGTTTTTCGCACGGTTCCGAGTGATTTTATGGCTGCTAGAAGTTTAGCCAACTATATGGTGAGAACCTTGCAAAAAAAAAATGCAGTAGTTTTCTTTAATTCTCAGAGTAACTATAGCCAGTCTTTAAAGTCGGAGTTTGTCTCATCTGTTTCCCTAGAGGGTGGACAAGTATCCAGCGAATTTGACTTATCCAAGCCGGATTTTAGTGCGGCTAAAAGTATAGAACAAGCAACTAAGCAAGGTGCAGAAGTCTTGATGTTAGCTGCTAACACTGAAACTCACGATAAAGCGCTGCAAGTAATTCAGATTAACCAGAAAAAATTAACTCTGCTGGCGGGAGATGATGTTTACACCGCTAAAACTTTAGAAATTGGCAGAGAACAAACTACGGGGATGGTATTGGCAGTTCCCTGGCATATTAAGGGCGATTTTAAATCAGATTTTCCTCAAAAATCGCGGCAGCTATGGGGTGGTGATGTGAGTTGGCGAAGTGCCCTCAGCTATGATGCCACTGTAGCTCTGATTGCGGCATTAAAACGCAATCCTACACGTTCTGGAGTCCAACAAGCACTCTTATCCTCTGACTTTTCTAGCACCGGTGCTTCTGGTACAATTCGGTTTTTAGCATCAGGCGATCGCAATGCGCCAGTCCAACTTGTAAAAATTGTTCCTGGTTCTCGCTCACGCACGGGTTACGACTTTGAACCACTGCGATAA
- a CDS encoding ParE family toxin-like protein, with product MKSATLPSFWDKYQSLEKQVRQSASKAYQLWRENPFHPSLHFKCINNQENIWSVRITRNYRAIGVLQGDTVTWFWIGSHDDYESFFS from the coding sequence ATGAAGTCTGCAACTCTTCCTTCTTTTTGGGATAAATATCAGTCTCTTGAAAAGCAAGTTAGACAGAGTGCAAGCAAAGCTTATCAGTTATGGAGAGAAAATCCTTTTCATCCGTCTTTGCATTTCAAATGTATAAATAACCAGGAGAATATTTGGTCTGTCAGAATAACTCGCAATTATCGAGCAATTGGGGTTTTGCAGGGTGACACAGTTACATGGTTCTGGATAGGTAGTCATGACGATTATGAAAGCTTTTTTTCATAA
- a CDS encoding PstS family phosphate ABC transporter substrate-binding protein — translation MSQKNETLSLFLAAIITIGLIFSGLWFFMERWAQLNGIAKPSGSSNTDNSTKQFVNNKCNVPNLPEGRFNYGGSTTWAPIRKDVDSTLDSLCPQFSLRYTQPPSGQAGSGTGIRMLIDNQLAFSQSSRSVKAEENAEAKQKGFSLKEIPVAIDGIAIAVNHNLNIPGLTVAQLKDIYTGKITNWQQVGGPNLPITVYSRSQEAGGTVEFFVENVLNKEKFGANVSYIGTTTEAVRKVAVNTGAIYYASAPEVVPQCTIKSLPLGRTRGQFVPPYQEPFVPQSECPSKRNQLNTQVFRSGNYAITRNLFVIVKQNGQTDQQAGEAYANWLLTPQSQELIEKAGFVRIK, via the coding sequence ATGTCTCAGAAAAACGAAACACTTAGCCTTTTCTTAGCTGCTATCATCACCATTGGCTTAATCTTTAGTGGCTTATGGTTTTTTATGGAACGGTGGGCGCAACTAAATGGAATTGCTAAACCTTCGGGGAGTAGCAACACAGATAATTCCACAAAGCAGTTTGTCAACAACAAATGTAACGTGCCAAATCTCCCAGAGGGAAGATTCAACTATGGTGGTAGCACAACCTGGGCACCCATCCGTAAAGACGTAGACTCTACACTAGATAGCCTGTGCCCTCAATTTAGTTTACGCTATACTCAACCTCCTTCAGGTCAAGCAGGATCTGGAACGGGTATTCGGATGTTAATAGATAATCAACTAGCTTTTTCTCAATCTTCTCGCTCAGTTAAAGCTGAAGAAAATGCCGAAGCTAAACAAAAAGGATTTAGTTTGAAAGAAATTCCAGTAGCGATTGATGGAATTGCGATCGCAGTTAACCACAATCTGAATATCCCTGGTTTAACTGTCGCCCAACTCAAAGACATCTACACGGGCAAGATTACTAATTGGCAACAGGTAGGTGGCCCAAATTTACCAATTACAGTCTACTCTCGCAGTCAAGAAGCTGGGGGCACAGTAGAGTTCTTTGTCGAAAATGTTTTAAATAAAGAAAAATTTGGTGCCAACGTTAGTTACATTGGTACAACCACAGAAGCAGTACGAAAAGTAGCGGTGAATACTGGCGCAATTTACTATGCTTCTGCCCCAGAGGTTGTACCTCAGTGTACAATTAAGTCCCTACCGCTAGGGCGGACAAGAGGTCAATTTGTGCCACCCTACCAAGAACCCTTTGTACCTCAATCTGAATGTCCCAGTAAACGTAATCAGTTGAATACTCAGGTATTTCGTAGTGGAAATTATGCAATTACTCGCAATTTATTTGTAATTGTTAAACAGAATGGTCAAACAGATCAGCAAGCTGGGGAAGCTTATGCAAATTGGCTACTGACACCTCAAAGTCAAGAACTGATCGAAAAGGCTGGATTTGTCAGAATTAAATGA
- a CDS encoding NAD(P)H-quinone oxidoreductase subunit 5, with protein MEVIYQYAWLIPVFPLLGAMLVGLGLISLNQVTNRLRQLNAVVIISMMAAAMGMSFALLWSQIQGHASYIRTFEWAAAGNFHLSMGYTIDHLTALMLVIVTTVACLVMVYTDGYMAHDPGYVRFYAYLSLFGSSMLGLVVSPNLVQIYIFWELVGMCSYLLVGFWYDRKSAADAAQKAFVTNRVGDFGLLLGILGLFWATGSFDFNIMGDRLAQLVESGSISNFLAVLFAILVFLGPVAKSAQFPLHVWLPDAMEGPTPISALIHAATMVAAGVFLIARMYPVFEDVPAAMNVIAFTGAFTAFLGASIAITQNDIKKGLAYSTISQLGYMVMAMGIGSYSAGLFHLMTHAYFKAMLFLGSGSVIHGMEGVVGHDPALAQDMRLMGGLRKYMPVTATTFLIGCLAISGIPPFAGFWSKDEILGNAFEANPFLWFIGWLTAGITAFYMFRMYFMTFEGKFRGTDEKIKEKLKKAAATIVLELESEESVPNFGPGAMKKGELAATSQHHESHDSHGHHSDSPHESPWTMTLPLALLAVPSILIGLVGTPYANYFEEFIFPPSETLSEVIEKASEFNPTEFYIMAGASVGISLIAITLASLMYLRRKIDPAAIAAKIQPLYELSLNKWYFDDIYHRVFVLGLRRVARQVMEVDFRVVDGAVNLTGFFTLVSGEGLKYLENGRAQFYALIVFGAVLGLVIVFGVT; from the coding sequence ATGGAAGTAATCTATCAGTATGCCTGGCTGATTCCGGTGTTCCCTCTTCTTGGGGCAATGCTGGTCGGTCTAGGGTTAATCTCGTTGAATCAGGTGACAAACCGCCTCCGCCAGCTTAATGCTGTGGTGATTATCTCCATGATGGCAGCAGCTATGGGGATGTCGTTTGCCTTGCTCTGGAGTCAAATTCAAGGACATGCGTCTTATATTCGCACCTTTGAGTGGGCGGCAGCAGGTAATTTTCACCTGAGCATGGGCTACACTATTGACCACCTGACAGCCCTAATGCTGGTGATTGTCACAACGGTAGCCTGCTTAGTCATGGTTTACACCGATGGCTACATGGCTCACGATCCCGGTTACGTGAGGTTTTACGCCTATCTCAGTTTGTTTGGCTCTTCAATGTTAGGTCTGGTGGTCAGCCCCAACCTAGTACAGATTTATATATTCTGGGAACTGGTCGGGATGTGTTCCTACTTGCTGGTCGGTTTTTGGTACGATCGCAAGTCGGCAGCAGATGCCGCTCAAAAAGCGTTTGTAACCAACCGAGTGGGCGATTTTGGTCTATTACTCGGCATTTTGGGGCTGTTCTGGGCAACAGGAAGCTTTGATTTTAATATCATGGGCGATCGCCTCGCTCAACTTGTCGAATCAGGTAGTATCAGCAATTTTCTCGCTGTCCTGTTTGCGATTTTAGTTTTCTTAGGCCCAGTAGCGAAATCAGCCCAATTCCCCCTCCACGTCTGGCTACCAGATGCGATGGAAGGCCCCACCCCCATTTCTGCCTTGATTCACGCGGCAACAATGGTGGCGGCGGGTGTTTTCCTGATTGCCCGGATGTATCCAGTATTTGAAGACGTTCCAGCCGCAATGAATGTCATTGCCTTTACTGGGGCGTTTACGGCGTTTTTGGGGGCTAGCATTGCCATTACCCAAAACGACATCAAAAAGGGCTTGGCTTACTCCACCATTTCCCAACTTGGTTACATGGTGATGGCAATGGGAATAGGTTCCTACAGTGCAGGACTATTCCACCTGATGACCCACGCCTATTTCAAGGCGATGCTGTTCTTGGGTTCAGGTTCAGTAATTCACGGTATGGAAGGTGTTGTTGGACACGACCCCGCCTTAGCGCAAGATATGCGCTTGATGGGTGGACTCCGAAAGTATATGCCTGTCACAGCAACTACCTTTTTGATTGGTTGCTTGGCAATTTCTGGTATTCCACCCTTTGCTGGTTTCTGGTCAAAAGATGAAATTTTGGGTAACGCTTTTGAGGCTAACCCATTTCTCTGGTTTATCGGCTGGCTAACTGCCGGGATTACAGCTTTCTATATGTTTAGAATGTATTTCATGACATTTGAAGGCAAATTCCGGGGTACTGACGAGAAAATCAAGGAAAAACTCAAGAAGGCTGCTGCGACAATTGTCCTGGAATTAGAGTCAGAAGAATCAGTCCCGAATTTTGGGCCTGGGGCAATGAAGAAAGGAGAATTGGCGGCAACTAGTCAGCATCATGAATCCCATGACTCCCACGGGCATCACAGCGACTCCCCCCACGAATCGCCGTGGACAATGACGCTGCCGTTGGCACTGTTGGCTGTGCCTTCGATTTTGATTGGTTTGGTGGGAACTCCCTACGCCAATTATTTTGAAGAGTTTATCTTTCCTCCTAGCGAAACTCTCTCCGAAGTTATAGAAAAGGCTTCCGAGTTCAATCCGACGGAATTCTACATCATGGCGGGTGCCTCAGTCGGAATTTCCTTGATTGCGATTACCCTGGCTTCGCTGATGTATTTGCGCCGTAAAATTGACCCGGCTGCGATCGCTGCTAAAATCCAACCACTTTACGAGTTATCCCTCAACAAGTGGTACTTTGATGACATTTACCATCGGGTTTTTGTCCTCGGCTTGCGTCGCGTAGCTAGACAAGTTATGGAAGTTGACTTCCGCGTTGTTGATGGTGCTGTTAACCTCACAGGCTTTTTCACTCTTGTCAGTGGTGAAGGTCTGAAGTACCTAGAAAACGGTCGCGCTCAATTCTATGCCTTGATTGTGTTTGGGGCGGTTTTGGGCTTAGTGATTGTTTTTGGTGTTACCTAA
- a CDS encoding NnrU family protein, whose protein sequence is MLLISWLTPSHFVMLGLQIVFAIAHSGGAALRPWAEKYIGPRLYRVLFALVSLPLAVILIIYFFGHRYDGLQLWQVQGVPGVREFVWLLSAISFLFLYPATFNLLEIAAIQKPQVHLYETGIIRITRHPQMVGQIIWCVAHTLWLGTTFTLVTSIGLVLHHLFGVWHGDRRLSDRYGEAFEIAKQRTSIIPFKAILDGRQSIKWQEFLRPSYLGVVIFIALLWLSHPLLLEATSKIRWEI, encoded by the coding sequence ATGCTGTTGATTTCTTGGTTGACACCCAGTCATTTTGTCATGCTGGGGCTACAAATAGTTTTTGCGATCGCTCACAGTGGAGGCGCTGCTTTGCGTCCTTGGGCAGAAAAATATATTGGCCCAAGGCTTTATCGCGTTCTCTTTGCATTAGTCAGCCTACCGTTGGCTGTGATATTAATTATTTACTTTTTTGGGCATCGATATGATGGTTTGCAACTTTGGCAGGTACAAGGAGTACCAGGAGTGCGAGAATTTGTTTGGCTGCTGTCAGCTATCTCGTTTTTATTTTTATATCCTGCTACCTTCAATCTACTAGAAATTGCTGCCATTCAAAAGCCCCAAGTTCATCTCTATGAAACGGGAATTATTCGGATTACCCGTCATCCTCAGATGGTAGGACAAATAATTTGGTGTGTTGCCCATACTCTGTGGCTGGGTACTACCTTTACACTTGTGACTTCTATTGGATTGGTGTTGCATCACTTGTTTGGAGTTTGGCACGGCGATCGCCGTCTAAGCGATCGCTATGGGGAAGCCTTTGAAATTGCCAAACAACGGACATCAATTATTCCCTTTAAAGCAATTCTCGACGGGCGTCAATCTATCAAATGGCAGGAATTTCTTCGCCCTTCCTATTTAGGAGTTGTCATTTTCATAGCTTTGCTTTGGTTGTCGCATCCTCTGTTGCTGGAAGCAACTAGTAAGATAAGATGGGAAATTTAG
- a CDS encoding LysR family transcriptional regulator encodes MSDLPFTLDQLRILKAIAQEGSFKRAADSLYVSQPAVSLQVQNLERQLDVPLFDRGGRRAQLTEAGHLLLSYGEKILSLCQETCRAIEDLQNLQGGTLIVGASQTTGTYLLPRMIGMFRQKYPDVAVQLHVHSTRRTAWSVANGQVDLAIIGGEIPGELSESLEVVSYAEDELALILPVFHPFSKLEKIQKEDLYKLQFIALDSQSTIRKVIDQVLARCEIDTRRFKVEMELNSIEAIKNAVQSGLGAAFVSTSAIAKELQMGVLHRTPIEGVVVKRTLWLIFNPNRYRSKAAEAFSREILPQFANPGWSQDVLTLAQKRIVISTLDIATSTSAAED; translated from the coding sequence ATGTCTGACCTTCCTTTCACTTTAGATCAGTTACGTATCCTCAAAGCGATCGCACAAGAAGGAAGCTTCAAGCGTGCCGCTGATAGTCTTTACGTTTCGCAACCTGCCGTCAGCTTGCAAGTGCAAAATCTCGAACGGCAGCTAGATGTCCCCCTATTTGATCGGGGAGGACGACGCGCCCAATTAACAGAAGCAGGGCATCTACTTCTAAGTTACGGTGAAAAAATCCTCAGTCTGTGTCAGGAAACCTGCCGCGCGATCGAGGATTTACAAAATCTCCAAGGCGGTACTTTAATTGTCGGTGCTTCTCAAACCACCGGCACTTATCTTTTACCCAGAATGATCGGCATGTTCCGACAAAAATATCCAGATGTGGCAGTGCAATTACACGTCCACTCTACCCGGCGGACTGCTTGGAGTGTCGCTAACGGACAAGTTGATTTGGCAATTATCGGCGGTGAAATTCCCGGTGAACTATCCGAATCCTTGGAAGTTGTTTCTTACGCTGAAGACGAACTAGCGCTAATTCTACCTGTCTTTCATCCCTTTAGCAAACTGGAAAAAATCCAAAAAGAAGACTTATACAAATTACAATTCATTGCCCTAGATTCCCAATCGACTATCCGCAAAGTAATTGACCAAGTGCTAGCACGCTGTGAAATTGATACCAGACGTTTTAAGGTTGAAATGGAATTAAATTCCATTGAAGCAATTAAAAATGCTGTGCAATCTGGTTTAGGGGCTGCCTTTGTTTCAACTAGCGCGATCGCTAAAGAATTACAAATGGGTGTTCTGCACCGTACCCCCATTGAAGGCGTTGTCGTCAAACGGACACTGTGGCTGATTTTTAATCCTAATCGTTATAGATCCAAGGCCGCAGAAGCTTTTAGTCGGGAAATTTTGCCCCAGTTTGCTAATCCTGGATGGAGTCAAGATGTGTTAACATTGGCACAAAAACGCATAGTGATATCTACATTGGATATAGCGACGTCCACCTCTGCCGCCGAAGACTAA
- a CDS encoding DUF4351 domain-containing protein produces the protein MTNISDVYDGLRLRADFDSPWKEIIEAYFPQAMHFFFPETSALIDWERPYEFLDKEFQQIAREAEQGKRYADQLVKVWQTQGEELWLLIHVEIQGQKEDNFSKRMFTYNFRIFDRFDRPAISLAILCDPNREWRPSNYSYNYPNTRLIFEFGSIKLLDYENRFHELENSDNPFATVVMAHLKTQQTRSSPEQRKIWKFSLIRRLYDLGLGEQDIRNLYRFIDWVMILPKALENQFWEEFKQFEQERTMRYVTTGERIGYERGKQEGKKEGEQRLILRLLQRRVGELSPELQERIQSLSLNQLETLGEALLDFTAMEDLLNWLQINQSA, from the coding sequence ATGACTAATATTAGCGATGTCTACGACGGGCTACGCCTACGCGCTGATTTTGATAGCCCTTGGAAAGAAATTATAGAAGCTTATTTTCCCCAAGCAATGCATTTCTTTTTTCCAGAAACTTCTGCATTAATTGATTGGGAACGTCCCTACGAATTTCTAGATAAAGAATTTCAACAAATAGCTCGTGAAGCTGAACAGGGTAAGAGATATGCCGATCAATTAGTCAAAGTTTGGCAAACCCAAGGGGAAGAACTGTGGTTATTAATCCATGTCGAAATTCAGGGACAAAAAGAAGATAACTTTAGCAAGCGGATGTTTACCTACAATTTTCGCATATTTGATCGATTCGATCGACCAGCAATAAGCCTTGCAATTCTCTGCGATCCAAACCGCGAATGGCGACCAAGTAATTACAGTTACAACTATCCCAATACTCGCTTAATTTTTGAATTTGGCAGTATTAAACTTTTGGATTACGAAAATCGCTTTCACGAGTTAGAAAATAGTGATAATCCATTTGCAACTGTCGTCATGGCGCATTTGAAAACGCAGCAGACGCGCTCATCACCCGAACAACGCAAAATATGGAAATTTAGCTTAATTCGCAGACTATATGATTTGGGGTTAGGAGAGCAGGATATTCGCAACCTGTATCGATTTATCGATTGGGTTATGATATTACCAAAGGCATTGGAAAATCAGTTTTGGGAAGAGTTTAAACAATTTGAGCAGGAGCGAACTATGAGATATGTAACTACAGGTGAGCGTATCGGCTACGAGCGCGGAAAACAAGAAGGTAAAAAAGAAGGCGAACAACGGCTTATTTTAAGGTTACTACAAAGACGAGTGGGAGAATTATCACCAGAATTGCAAGAGCGTATCCAATCTCTTTCTTTAAATCAGTTAGAAACCCTTGGCGAAGCTTTGTTAGATTTTACTGCTATGGAAGATTTGCTGAATTGGTTGCAAATAAATCAATCAGCTTAA